A region from the Chloroflexota bacterium genome encodes:
- a CDS encoding haloacid dehalogenase type II, translating into MAQTDIRVATFDCYGTLVDWEGGAGGFLYQLALRQGDPHPGNGSALRERWEALQFGLLQGPYRPYKQILAESLKLWSDERGYPWDDADGDGLVRSMRSWQPFPDTRPALLQAKAQGVRLVIISNTDHDIIEHTLRHLDVPFDDVITAQDCGAYKPAQTVFEQALARVGEPPETVLHVAFGFKYDIGPAQAMGCRTAWVNRFTEAKPGPATPDYEWRDLWGLAELLGGPGPVPPHNTPGTVR; encoded by the coding sequence ATGGCCCAGACCGACATCCGCGTCGCGACCTTTGACTGCTACGGCACGCTCGTCGATTGGGAGGGCGGGGCCGGCGGGTTCCTCTATCAGCTCGCGCTCAGGCAGGGCGATCCGCACCCGGGCAACGGCTCCGCCCTCCGCGAGCGCTGGGAAGCGCTCCAGTTCGGCCTGCTCCAGGGGCCGTATCGCCCGTACAAGCAGATTCTGGCCGAGAGCCTCAAGCTCTGGTCCGACGAGCGTGGCTACCCCTGGGACGACGCAGACGGTGACGGGCTGGTCCGCTCGATGCGCTCCTGGCAGCCGTTCCCGGACACCCGTCCGGCGCTGCTCCAGGCGAAGGCGCAGGGCGTCCGCCTTGTCATCATCTCCAACACCGACCATGACATCATCGAGCATACGCTGCGGCACCTGGATGTGCCGTTTGACGACGTGATCACCGCCCAGGACTGCGGCGCGTACAAGCCGGCGCAGACCGTCTTCGAGCAGGCCCTCGCCCGCGTCGGCGAGCCGCCCGAGACGGTCCTGCACGTGGCCTTCGGGTTCAAGTACGACATCGGGCCGGCCCAGGCGATGGGCTGTCGCACGGCGTGGGTCAACCGGTTCACCGAGGCGAAGCCCGGCCCGGCCACGCCCGACTACGAGTGGCGCGATCTCTGGGGGTTGGCCGAGCTGTTGGGCGGCCCCGGACCGGTGCCGCCGCACAACACGCCCGGCACAGTCCGCTGA
- a CDS encoding MFS transporter encodes MSTTVDEAGAPPSPPSSTSPDPAKPGQQHLSIPPLIKRNTVLLALTQAFVGMGNQTTPTLAPIIAVRMLGSPDLAGVGSSILGLSRLLIAYPVGFLTDRYGRKAGLMLGLALTLLGTLVIGAGILAWSFGLVIVGLVVFGLGVGAGQQLRLAAADMFVPARRGEGLGYVLTGSLVGAIAAPLLIAASKSIGASMNQDELAIVWFLLPIIIVPSMLLVLLVRPDPKTIAQNLARYYPGYAPPTTQAAHTVSIGGPRVWVRNFPLAAAFANSFAALGVMSMMMAMTSLALDHHGYSLTSISASVSLHVIGMFGFSIPIGRLSDRFGRRNLMLVGNVLLAVGSILVPTSPEYIVITTGTFLVGLGWSCVNVASSALITEVVAPAERGRAIGFSDTISQASTIAMPLAGGPIAAHLGLPALAVVALAVLLGPVIMLSRLREHEPGHYGHAPAGAT; translated from the coding sequence ATGAGCACGACCGTCGACGAGGCCGGCGCCCCGCCGTCTCCTCCGTCCTCGACTTCCCCTGACCCTGCCAAACCGGGCCAGCAGCACCTCAGCATTCCGCCACTCATCAAGCGGAACACCGTGCTGCTGGCGCTCACCCAGGCCTTCGTCGGCATGGGCAACCAGACCACCCCGACGCTCGCGCCGATCATCGCCGTGCGGATGCTCGGGTCACCCGATCTCGCCGGCGTCGGCTCCAGCATCCTGGGCCTCAGCCGGCTCCTGATCGCCTACCCTGTCGGCTTCCTGACGGACCGGTACGGCCGCAAGGCCGGCCTGATGCTCGGGCTGGCGCTCACGCTGCTCGGCACCCTCGTTATCGGTGCGGGCATCCTGGCGTGGTCGTTCGGGCTGGTGATCGTCGGGCTGGTCGTGTTCGGGCTGGGGGTTGGCGCAGGCCAGCAGCTACGGCTGGCGGCGGCTGACATGTTCGTGCCGGCCAGGCGCGGCGAGGGGCTGGGCTACGTGCTGACTGGCTCGCTGGTCGGCGCGATTGCGGCGCCCCTGCTGATCGCGGCCAGCAAGAGCATCGGCGCGTCGATGAACCAGGACGAGCTGGCCATCGTCTGGTTCCTGCTGCCGATCATCATCGTGCCAAGCATGCTGCTCGTGCTGCTGGTGCGGCCCGACCCGAAGACCATCGCTCAGAACCTGGCCCGCTACTACCCTGGCTACGCCCCGCCGACGACCCAGGCGGCGCACACGGTCTCCATCGGCGGGCCGCGTGTCTGGGTCCGCAACTTCCCGCTGGCAGCGGCCTTCGCGAACAGCTTCGCCGCCCTCGGCGTGATGTCGATGATGATGGCGATGACGTCGTTGGCGCTCGACCATCACGGCTACAGCCTGACGTCGATCTCGGCCTCGGTGTCGCTGCACGTCATCGGTATGTTCGGGTTCTCGATCCCGATAGGCCGCCTGAGCGACCGTTTCGGGCGGCGCAACCTGATGCTGGTCGGGAACGTCCTGCTGGCCGTCGGCTCGATCCTGGTCCCGACCTCGCCTGAGTACATCGTCATCACCACGGGGACGTTCCTGGTCGGATTGGGCTGGTCGTGCGTGAACGTGGCCTCGTCGGCGCTGATCACCGAGGTGGTGGCCCCGGCCGAGCGCGGCCGGGCCATCGGCTTCAGCGACACGATCAGCCAGGCATCCACCATCGCGATGCCGCTGGCTGGCGGCCCGATTGCCGCGCACCTGGGCCTGCCGGCGCTGGCCGTCGTGGCGCTCGCCGTGCTGCTGGGACCGGTCATCATGCTCTCGCGGCTGCGCGAGCACGAGCCGGGCCACTACGGCCACGCGCCAGCCGGCGCGACGTAG
- a CDS encoding lipase, with protein sequence MADLRICFVGDSFTQGTGDEAYLGWPGRICASARARGHTITAYNLGIRRETTADILARWRAEVTPRLVPGVDGRIVLSFGANDATIENGQWRVPPDRSEANARQLISEAKAGYPVLVVGVPPAPEPDKTARHAELAARYARVCQALDVPFLDILGPIQAVEAWWREVAAGDGIHPAAGGYTALAGLVEAWPAWRAWTP encoded by the coding sequence TTGGCTGATCTACGCATCTGCTTTGTTGGCGACTCCTTCACCCAGGGCACCGGCGACGAGGCCTATCTCGGCTGGCCGGGCCGGATCTGCGCCTCGGCCAGGGCGCGCGGACACACCATCACGGCGTACAACCTCGGCATCCGCCGCGAGACGACTGCTGACATCCTGGCCCGCTGGCGCGCCGAGGTCACCCCGCGGCTCGTGCCCGGCGTTGACGGGCGCATCGTGCTCTCCTTCGGGGCCAACGACGCCACCATCGAGAACGGCCAGTGGCGCGTGCCCCCAGACCGGTCAGAGGCCAACGCACGACAGTTGATCTCGGAGGCGAAGGCAGGCTATCCCGTCCTGGTAGTCGGCGTGCCGCCAGCCCCCGAACCCGACAAAACGGCGCGACATGCCGAGCTGGCCGCCCGCTACGCGCGGGTCTGCCAGGCGCTGGACGTCCCGTTTCTCGACATTCTGGGTCCGATCCAGGCCGTCGAGGCGTGGTGGCGCGAGGTGGCGGCGGGTGATGGCATCCACCCGGCCGCTGGTGGGTACACAGCGCTGGCCGGGCTCGTCGAAGCGTGGCCGGCCTGGAGAGCGTGGACGCCATAG